The following coding sequences are from one Sesamum indicum cultivar Zhongzhi No. 13 linkage group LG11, S_indicum_v1.0, whole genome shotgun sequence window:
- the LOC110012821 gene encoding uncharacterized protein LOC110012821, translating to MACQVDINNVFLHGYLDKDIYMQAPDDYFVQLAQVCKLKMSLYGLKQVFRQWNLKVTNNLLSFGFVQSPYVHCLFTQQTNVGLVALLVYVDDILITCSSKHKIVEIKKFLDATFTIKDLDLAKYFLGLEIARSSIGMSIIQHKFILEIQDTGLLSCFLSPACRRLVGRLLYLSFTRLDISFGAQQLSQYVHAPRQHHLEAALHRVRYLKGCPESGLFFPVSNSFTVSTYCDADWASCTDSPRFLTVFCIFLSKALISWKTKKQMIVARSTVETKYHNLGSTVCELQWITYLLLTSVFKSPVLFLYTLTTKL from the exons ATGGCCTGTCAAGTGGATATCAATAATGTCTTCCTCCATGGATACTTAGATAAGGACATTTATATGCAAGCACCAGATGATTACTTTGTTCAACTAGCACAGGTTTGTAAGTTGAAAATGTCCTTGTATGGATTGAAACAAGTATTTAGGCAATGGAACTTGAAAGTGACGAATAATTTGCTGTCTTTTGGCTTTGTTCAATCTCCTTATGTTCACTGTTTATTTACTCAACAAACAAATGTGGGATTGGTTGCATTATTGGTTTATGTGGATGACATTTTGATTACTTGCTCATCAAAACACAAGATTGTAGAGATTAAGAAATTCTTAGATGCTACATTTACTATTAAAGATCTTGACCTTGCTAAATACTTTCTTGGTTTAGAAATTGCTCGTTCCAGTATAGGAATGTCTATCATTCAGCACAAGTTTATTCTTGAAATACAGGACACTGGACTCCTATCCTGCTTCCTCTCCCCTGCCTGCAG ACGTCTGGTGGGCAGACTCTTATATCTCAGCTTCACACGCCTTGACATATCCTTTGGAGCTCAACAGCTCAGTCAGTATGTTCATGCTCCTCGCCAACACCACTTGGAGGCAGCTCTGCATCGGGTCCGCTATTTGAAGGGATGCCCAGAGAGTGGCTTGTTCTTCCCAGTCTCCAATTCTTTCACTGTCTCTACGTACTGCGATGCTGACTGGGCGAGTTGCACAGATTCTCCAAGGTTTCTTACtgtattttgtatatttctcAGCAAGGCGCTGATTTCTTGGAAAACCAAGAAGCAAATGATTGTGGCTCGCTCCACAGTAGAAACTAAGTACCACAACTTAGGCTCCACCGTTTGCGAGCTACAATGGATCACTTATTTGTTGCTGACTTCTGTATTCAAGTCCCCAGTCCTATTCCTCTATACTCTGACAACCAAGTTGTAA